In the genome of Sporichthyaceae bacterium, one region contains:
- a CDS encoding 5-formyltetrahydrofolate cyclo-ligase — MAGAEDRVEAAKARLRAEVLTRRAARSDAERIAAGDALCAAAMADPRLRTARRVALYLSLRSEPGTGPLLGALHAAGIETLLPVQRTDRCLDWVAWTGADALTRGPHGITEPHGPRLGPDAWSEADVALVPGLLAGRDGNRLGRGAGYFDRSLALRRPGGLLAVVVFGDEIVDSVPHLAHDAPFDLALTPDGFVPLGRR, encoded by the coding sequence GTGGCCGGGGCGGAGGACAGGGTTGAGGCGGCGAAGGCGCGGTTGCGTGCCGAGGTGCTGACCCGGCGCGCCGCGCGCTCGGACGCCGAGCGGATTGCGGCCGGCGACGCGCTGTGCGCGGCGGCGATGGCCGATCCCCGGCTGCGCACCGCTCGTCGGGTGGCGCTCTACCTGTCGTTGCGTAGCGAGCCGGGCACCGGGCCACTGCTGGGCGCCCTGCATGCCGCGGGCATCGAAACCCTGCTGCCCGTGCAACGCACCGATCGCTGCCTGGACTGGGTGGCCTGGACCGGAGCGGACGCGCTGACCCGCGGACCACACGGCATCACCGAACCGCACGGGCCCCGATTGGGCCCAGACGCGTGGTCGGAGGCCGACGTGGCGTTGGTGCCGGGACTGCTGGCCGGCCGGGACGGCAACCGACTGGGCCGCGGTGCCGGCTACTTCGACCGGTCGCTGGCGCTGCGTCGGCCCGGCGGTCTGCTGGCCGTGGTGGTGTTCGGCGATGAGATCGTGGACTCCGTGCCGCATCTGGCGCACGACGCCCCGTTCGACCTTGCGCTGACCCCGGACGGATTCGTGCCGTTGGGCCGGCGATGA
- the galU gene encoding UTP--glucose-1-phosphate uridylyltransferase GalU — protein MSSAMTKAVIPAAGLGTRFLPATKATPKEMLPVVDKPAIEYVVEEAVAAGLTDVLMITGRNKRPLEDHFDRAYELEEKLAAKGDEQTLSRVRASSDLATMHYVRQGDPRGLGHAVLCAAQHVGNQPFAVLLGDDMIDPRDPLLSPMMQAQQRLGGSVIALMEVPPESIGLYGCAAVVPIDDAGDVVRVTDLVEKPDPSVAPSNLAIIGRYVLEPAVFEVLRCTQPGRGGEIQLTDALRSLAIGEGGGPVHAVIFRGRRYDTGDRGEYLRTIVRLACERPDLGPEFRAWLMEFVKNDMSAS, from the coding sequence ATGAGCTCCGCGATGACCAAGGCGGTGATCCCAGCCGCCGGTCTGGGCACCAGGTTCCTGCCCGCCACCAAGGCCACGCCGAAGGAGATGCTCCCGGTCGTCGACAAGCCCGCGATCGAATACGTCGTCGAGGAGGCCGTTGCCGCCGGACTGACCGACGTCTTGATGATCACCGGGCGGAACAAGCGGCCGTTGGAGGATCACTTCGACCGCGCCTACGAACTCGAGGAGAAGCTGGCCGCGAAGGGCGACGAGCAGACGCTCTCCCGGGTGCGCGCCTCCAGCGATTTGGCCACCATGCATTACGTCCGGCAGGGCGACCCGCGGGGCCTGGGCCACGCCGTGCTCTGCGCGGCGCAGCACGTGGGCAACCAACCGTTCGCGGTGCTGCTCGGCGACGACATGATCGATCCGCGCGACCCGCTGCTGAGTCCGATGATGCAGGCTCAGCAACGGCTGGGCGGCAGCGTCATCGCGCTGATGGAGGTGCCGCCGGAGTCCATCGGGCTCTACGGCTGCGCTGCGGTCGTCCCGATCGACGATGCCGGCGACGTCGTCCGGGTCACCGATCTGGTGGAGAAGCCGGACCCGTCGGTGGCGCCGAGCAACCTGGCCATCATCGGCCGCTACGTCCTGGAACCAGCGGTATTCGAGGTGTTGCGGTGCACCCAACCCGGCCGCGGCGGGGAGATCCAACTGACCGACGCGCTGCGTTCGTTGGCGATCGGTGAAGGCGGCGGTCCGGTGCACGCGGTGATCTTCCGCGGTCGCCGGTACGACACCGGGGACCGCGGCGAGTACCTGCGCACGATCGTGCGGCTGGCCTGCGAGCGCCCCGACCTCGGCCCGGAGTTCCGCGCCTGGCTGATGGAGTTCGTCAAGAACGACATGAGCGCCTCATGA
- the glp gene encoding gephyrin-like molybdotransferase Glp, producing MRSVDEQLERILATLEPAAPLDLPLLEAQGCRLAEDVVSTLDLPPWDNSGMDGYAVRLADVLGACDEFPAELDVIDDIPAGSVPARPITAGTCARIMTGAPVPDGAEAIIPVEFTDADTRRVMVRLQPGDGQHIRRRGSDVRTGEVVLQAGTELGPAQLGLLAAIGRAGALVLPRPRAVILSTGSELVEPGQPLRAGSIHESNSFLLAAAARNAGAVPYRVGLVHDDEATVLATIEEQLVRADLVITSGGVSAGAYDVVKGVLSKLGTVEFVGVAMNPGKPQGFGRIGDVPIFTLPGNPVSTYVSFEVFVRPAIRRLRGITPERRPLQRAVLTEAMTSPADKRQYARGWVTPDEDGGLPRVRPAGGAGSHLLGGLAGANCFIVFGEDVTATPAGATVTVMLLDGGLA from the coding sequence ATGAGGTCGGTCGACGAGCAGCTCGAGCGCATCCTGGCCACCCTCGAGCCGGCCGCGCCGTTGGACCTACCGCTGCTGGAGGCGCAGGGCTGCCGGTTGGCCGAGGACGTGGTTTCCACCCTCGACCTGCCGCCCTGGGACAACTCCGGAATGGACGGCTACGCGGTGCGACTGGCCGATGTGCTGGGCGCCTGCGACGAGTTCCCCGCCGAGCTCGACGTCATCGACGACATCCCGGCCGGTTCGGTGCCGGCCCGGCCGATCACCGCGGGCACCTGCGCCCGGATCATGACCGGTGCCCCGGTGCCGGACGGCGCGGAAGCGATCATCCCTGTCGAGTTCACCGACGCCGACACCCGACGGGTGATGGTGCGGTTGCAGCCCGGCGACGGCCAGCACATCCGGCGCCGGGGGAGCGACGTGCGCACCGGTGAGGTGGTGCTCCAGGCCGGCACGGAACTGGGCCCGGCCCAACTCGGGTTGCTGGCCGCGATCGGTCGGGCGGGGGCGTTGGTGCTGCCGCGTCCGCGCGCGGTGATTCTGTCCACGGGCAGCGAATTGGTGGAGCCGGGGCAGCCATTGCGAGCCGGCAGCATCCACGAGTCGAACAGCTTCCTGTTGGCTGCCGCGGCGCGCAACGCCGGCGCGGTGCCGTACCGGGTCGGACTGGTACATGACGACGAGGCCACCGTGCTGGCCACCATCGAGGAGCAATTGGTGCGCGCCGATCTGGTGATCACCTCCGGTGGGGTCAGTGCCGGCGCCTATGACGTGGTGAAGGGCGTGCTGTCCAAGCTCGGCACGGTGGAGTTCGTGGGGGTGGCCATGAATCCCGGCAAGCCGCAGGGCTTCGGGCGGATCGGCGACGTGCCGATCTTCACGCTGCCCGGAAACCCGGTCAGCACATATGTGTCGTTCGAGGTTTTCGTGCGCCCGGCGATCCGGCGACTGCGTGGCATCACGCCGGAGCGTCGACCCCTGCAGCGCGCGGTGCTCACCGAGGCGATGACCTCGCCGGCCGACAAACGTCAGTACGCCCGTGGCTGGGTGACGCCCGACGAGGACGGTGGGCTGCCCCGGGTTCGGCCGGCCGGCGGCGCCGGGTCGCACCTGCTCGGCGGGTTGGCCGGGGCGAACTGCTTCATTGTGTTCGGCGAGGACGTGACCGCGACCCCGGCCGGAGCCACCGTGACGGTCATGTTGTTGGACGGCGGGTTGGCATGA
- the moaC gene encoding cyclic pyranopterin monophosphate synthase MoaC yields MSEKAFTHLDASGAARMVDVSAKEVTVRQASASGRVLVSSEVIALLRGEGVPKGDALAVARIAGIQGVKRTPDLIPLCHPLAIHGVEVNLAVTDNAVEITATVRTADRTGVEMEALTAVAVAGLTVIDMVKAVDKGAVITDVRIEQKSGGKSGHYTRPIERVEDDAVGEHTRDER; encoded by the coding sequence ATGAGCGAGAAGGCGTTCACGCATCTGGATGCGTCCGGCGCGGCCCGCATGGTGGATGTCTCCGCCAAGGAGGTAACGGTCCGTCAGGCCTCGGCGAGCGGTCGCGTGCTGGTCTCGTCCGAAGTGATCGCCCTGCTGCGCGGCGAGGGCGTACCCAAGGGCGACGCCCTCGCGGTAGCCCGTATCGCGGGCATCCAGGGCGTCAAGCGCACCCCGGACCTGATCCCGTTATGCCATCCGCTGGCCATCCATGGGGTTGAGGTGAATCTCGCGGTGACCGATAACGCGGTGGAGATCACCGCGACGGTACGCACCGCGGACCGCACCGGGGTGGAGATGGAGGCACTCACCGCCGTGGCGGTCGCGGGCCTCACCGTCATCGACATGGTCAAGGCCGTGGACAAGGGCGCGGTGATCACCGACGTCCGCATTGAGCAGAAGTCCGGCGGCAAGTCCGGCCACTACACCCGACCGATTGAGCGTGTCGAAGACGACGCAGTCGGCGAACACACCAGGGATGAGCGGTGA
- a CDS encoding MogA/MoaB family molybdenum cofactor biosynthesis protein encodes MTELPEAPAGVGLPPRALVVTVSNRAAAGVYADRGGPILYEGLAELGFRVDGPQVVPDGEPVVEALSAAVAKGYDVVLTTGGTGLTPMDLTPEMTARVIERRVPGIAEAIRLNSFTRVPASVLSRGLAGMAGRTLIVNLPGSPGGCRDGLAVLSPVLRHAVDQINGGDH; translated from the coding sequence GTGACCGAACTGCCCGAGGCACCGGCGGGGGTCGGGCTGCCGCCGCGGGCCCTGGTGGTCACCGTCTCGAACCGGGCGGCGGCCGGGGTGTACGCCGATCGGGGCGGCCCCATCCTGTACGAGGGGCTGGCCGAATTGGGCTTCAGAGTGGACGGTCCCCAGGTGGTCCCGGACGGCGAACCGGTCGTGGAGGCGCTGAGCGCGGCGGTTGCGAAAGGCTACGACGTGGTACTGACCACCGGCGGCACCGGGCTGACCCCGATGGATCTGACCCCGGAGATGACCGCGCGGGTGATCGAACGCCGGGTGCCCGGCATCGCGGAGGCGATCCGGTTGAATTCGTTCACCCGGGTGCCCGCTTCGGTGTTGTCCCGCGGTCTGGCCGGAATGGCCGGGCGCACGCTGATCGTGAACCTGCCCGGTTCACCCGGCGGCTGTCGGGACGGGCTGGCCGTGCTCAGCCCGGTGCTGCGGCACGCCGTGGATCAGATCAACGGAGGCGACCACTGA
- a CDS encoding GNAT family protein — MVLRPLRVRDGDDWRALRRANQAWLQPWEATRPGELGSEMGFAPMVRRLRAEARAGRTLPFALEYQGGFVGQLTIAGVTWGSLCAAHIGYWIDQGHAGRGIMPASVALATDHCLLTMGLHRVEINIRPENRNSRRVVEKLGFREEGLRQRFLHIDGDWRDHLVYVLTSEEAPRGVGERWRATRSFNT; from the coding sequence GTGGTGCTGCGGCCGTTGCGGGTGCGTGACGGCGACGACTGGCGTGCACTGCGTCGCGCGAACCAGGCCTGGCTGCAGCCGTGGGAGGCGACCCGGCCGGGGGAGCTGGGCTCGGAGATGGGCTTCGCACCGATGGTGCGCCGACTGCGCGCCGAGGCCCGGGCCGGCCGCACGTTGCCGTTCGCGCTGGAGTACCAGGGCGGCTTCGTCGGCCAGCTGACGATCGCCGGGGTGACCTGGGGTTCGTTGTGCGCGGCGCACATCGGTTACTGGATCGACCAGGGCCACGCCGGCCGCGGCATCATGCCGGCCTCGGTGGCCCTGGCCACCGACCACTGTTTGCTGACCATGGGCCTGCACCGGGTGGAGATCAATATCCGGCCGGAGAACCGCAACAGCCGACGCGTGGTGGAGAAGCTCGGCTTCCGCGAAGAGGGCCTGCGGCAGCGCTTCCTGCACATCGACGGTGATTGGCGCGATCACTTGGTGTATGTGCTCACCTCCGAAGAGGCCCCCCGCGGGGTCGGCGAGCGGTGGCGGGCCACCCGCTCCTTCAACACCTGA